In one window of Drosophila innubila isolate TH190305 chromosome 2L unlocalized genomic scaffold, UK_Dinn_1.0 4_B_2L, whole genome shotgun sequence DNA:
- the LOC117780343 gene encoding uncharacterized protein LOC117780343 isoform X2: MPKSLGVATLNMLNVKAYGLSKFRIASINADFKDMMVETGIQLDEMLVKGNYVLSSFFSKANGPFTVILKKVYVRGSATLMVESDGHLTTDQIKMDITFGDMAMDFQNLGFLGSVFQGIVNSAPNIVFDAMKPFMMQEADKVLRVEINTNIEKMLGDRRLPNSITPLDSAIAMGRKWVRQQGYDPYHVDDMNRTMGVFSVQLSNTWISGISSFYRVGNITAAMLNNTISLRVQLGTQEIIGAGQWEVGFGLMTRVGHVQFTVQHIRATVEISQPLDTRKRPQINDLQFDMGNIQVRCDGAGTLDYVMEFAVNVLPNLLRYQIMDAIENPIKQRVQEKFNAIDVELAMKQMIEKYKKGGKMISFDFKL, translated from the exons ATGCCCAAAAGCCTGGGCGTGGCCACACTGAACATGCTGAACGTGAAGGCTTACGGTCTGTCCAAGTTTCGCATCGCAAGCATCAATGCTGATTTTAAGGATATGATG GTGGAGACAGGTATACAGCTGGATGAGATGTTGGTCAAGGGCAATTACGTGCTGAGCTCCTTCTTCTCAAAGGCCAACGGACCCTTCACCGTCATACTGAAGAAGGTTTATGTGAGAGGATCGGCCACGCTGATGGTGGAAAGTGATGGACATCTGACAACGGATCAAATTAAGATGGACATTACGTTTGGTGACATGGCCATGGATTTTCAGAATCTCGGCTTTTTGGGCAGTGTTTTTCAGGGAATCGTCAACTCAGCCCCCAACATAGTGTTCGATGCAATGAAACCATTTATGATGCAGGAGGCGGACAAAGTGCTGCGTGTCGAGATTAATACCAACATTGAGAAGATGTTGGGCGATCGCCGGTTGCCCAATTCGATTACACCGCTGGACAGCGCCATTGCAATGGGACGCAAATGGGTGCGCCAACAGGGTTACGATCCGTATCATGTGGACGACATGAATCGCACCATGGGAGTGTTTAGTGTGCAGCTGTCAAACACCTGGATCAGTGGCATCTCTAGCTTCTATCGTGTGGGCAACATCACAGCTGCCATGTTGAATAATACCATCTCGCTGCGTGTCCAGCTGGGCACCCAAGAGATCATTGGCGCTGGCCAGTGGGAGGTTGGTTTCGGCCTGATGACACGTGTGGGTCATGTTCAGTTCACGGTTCAGCATATACGTGCAACCGTTGAAATTAGTCAACCCTTGGATACCCGAAAGCGTCCGCAAATCAACGACTTGCAATTCGACATGGGCAACATTCAAGTGCGATGCGATGGCGCCGGCACCTTGGACTATGTCATGGAGTTTGCGGTGAATGTGTTGCCAAATCTATTGCGCTATCAGATCATGGACGCCATCGAAAATCCTATTAAGCAGCGCGTTCAGGAGAAATTCAATGCTATCGATGTGGAGCTGGCTATGAAGCAGAtgattgaaaaatacaaaaagggTGGCAAAATGATCAGTTTCGATTTTAAACTATAA
- the LOC117780343 gene encoding uncharacterized protein LOC117780343 isoform X1, whose translation MKPQIIILVALFSLVCGIQAQDVNEDEVDEGNDAHNIEASQNRLAAQFEAVLEHYKQKDPVGLPGANIPDPIDVPDMPKSLGVATLNMLNVKAYGLSKFRIASINADFKDMMVETGIQLDEMLVKGNYVLSSFFSKANGPFTVILKKVYVRGSATLMVESDGHLTTDQIKMDITFGDMAMDFQNLGFLGSVFQGIVNSAPNIVFDAMKPFMMQEADKVLRVEINTNIEKMLGDRRLPNSITPLDSAIAMGRKWVRQQGYDPYHVDDMNRTMGVFSVQLSNTWISGISSFYRVGNITAAMLNNTISLRVQLGTQEIIGAGQWEVGFGLMTRVGHVQFTVQHIRATVEISQPLDTRKRPQINDLQFDMGNIQVRCDGAGTLDYVMEFAVNVLPNLLRYQIMDAIENPIKQRVQEKFNAIDVELAMKQMIEKYKKGGKMISFDFKL comes from the exons ATGAAGCCACAGATAATAATACTCGTGGCACTTTTCTCACTTGTATGTGGCATCCAAGCGCAGGATGTGAATG AAGACGAAGTGGACGAGGGAAATGACGCACATAACATTGAGGCAAGTCAAAATCGCTTGGCCGCTCAGTTTGAGGCCGTGTTGGAGCATTATAAGCAAAAGGATCCAGTTGGTCTGCCTGGTGCTAATATCCCCGATCCAATAGATGTCCCCGATATGCCCAAAAGCCTGGGCGTGGCCACACTGAACATGCTGAACGTGAAGGCTTACGGTCTGTCCAAGTTTCGCATCGCAAGCATCAATGCTGATTTTAAGGATATGATG GTGGAGACAGGTATACAGCTGGATGAGATGTTGGTCAAGGGCAATTACGTGCTGAGCTCCTTCTTCTCAAAGGCCAACGGACCCTTCACCGTCATACTGAAGAAGGTTTATGTGAGAGGATCGGCCACGCTGATGGTGGAAAGTGATGGACATCTGACAACGGATCAAATTAAGATGGACATTACGTTTGGTGACATGGCCATGGATTTTCAGAATCTCGGCTTTTTGGGCAGTGTTTTTCAGGGAATCGTCAACTCAGCCCCCAACATAGTGTTCGATGCAATGAAACCATTTATGATGCAGGAGGCGGACAAAGTGCTGCGTGTCGAGATTAATACCAACATTGAGAAGATGTTGGGCGATCGCCGGTTGCCCAATTCGATTACACCGCTGGACAGCGCCATTGCAATGGGACGCAAATGGGTGCGCCAACAGGGTTACGATCCGTATCATGTGGACGACATGAATCGCACCATGGGAGTGTTTAGTGTGCAGCTGTCAAACACCTGGATCAGTGGCATCTCTAGCTTCTATCGTGTGGGCAACATCACAGCTGCCATGTTGAATAATACCATCTCGCTGCGTGTCCAGCTGGGCACCCAAGAGATCATTGGCGCTGGCCAGTGGGAGGTTGGTTTCGGCCTGATGACACGTGTGGGTCATGTTCAGTTCACGGTTCAGCATATACGTGCAACCGTTGAAATTAGTCAACCCTTGGATACCCGAAAGCGTCCGCAAATCAACGACTTGCAATTCGACATGGGCAACATTCAAGTGCGATGCGATGGCGCCGGCACCTTGGACTATGTCATGGAGTTTGCGGTGAATGTGTTGCCAAATCTATTGCGCTATCAGATCATGGACGCCATCGAAAATCCTATTAAGCAGCGCGTTCAGGAGAAATTCAATGCTATCGATGTGGAGCTGGCTATGAAGCAGAtgattgaaaaatacaaaaagggTGGCAAAATGATCAGTTTCGATTTTAAACTATAA
- the LOC117781824 gene encoding E3 ubiquitin-protein ligase msl-2 isoform X1 yields MEAQTVYIKVWRLSLKSTSMMSKRRVQELNAGLGELRQLLSCVVCRELLKDPYEPARRRCGHHVCRLCLRGRKRLKPSCTQCGDCSDFKTYKENKSMAWQVLCYRTLCRHLQNSLLYSQLYGHRLCNDSNYNAGSTPRIELPDESTQWFIQEGANYIDMCDTFLPQPDTLSLPSYISSLPAETPPTTAATTPELPYEQHMPEQLSITDIELEGAATGDQAHFAHPLPLMPSSARMLSHTHIAPQPQMILPAAQPIITAGYPSWTDQVDLSGAFPMPATNYTTYVMHSGEPTIGQVVQISPELPQTPLEPVTASTSTAASFKRRHADLLADDVEQTSSFVVPAPTRMSLRNQKATIISSVQVKPPSVPTAVAASIAVPAPIAMPAPVAVAASKAKATPVTVAASKAKPTPVPVAAAKAAAIPKTPTTLKTVTASKAAATPKPTAPLKATATPKPVTAPKLTGTPKVATTVKPVATPVVAIEPTVVSTAAVAVKTTSARAVKTAPVRSAVQKAKPMEKRSCRCGTSSAPGLMTCRNGRCACYSMGYKCVDCKCNGCKNPHTYSGGETSDEEDEQMETDVIADTEETTTTAAALDATVESVTPSGAVQPGYTLVPLENLQQSQHPLVLIQNERGEFQGFNLFNGTEPVHPAQVGYQRIPLQSNDGNSSIPEFAYVLPTTTVQTAPPPQPASPLPPPPIEQPFKKFKRATNMEKNCTLPSYSRIESVDELLGGNSKSKASSGDALATDKAHLLFEDIMSGSDDLLFHCKTITTYDLCFQNWCNQLNYY; encoded by the exons ATGGAGGCGCAAACagtttatataaaagtttGGCGACTGTCGCTGAAGTCGACCTCAATGATGTCCAAACGTCGCGTCCAAGAATTGAATGCAGGACTTGGAGAGCTACGTCAACTGCTGTCATGTGTCGTTTGCCGCGAGCTGCTGAAGGACCCTTACGAGCCGGCGAGACGACGATGCGGTCACCATGTGTGCCGGCTGTGCCTGCGCGGCCGCAAGCGTCTGAAGCCCAGCTGTACGCAATGCGGTGACTGCTCCGACTTTAAGACGTACAAGGAGAACAAATCAATGGCATGGCAGGTGCTCTGTTACCGGACGCTCTGTCGGCATCTGCAGAATTCGCTGCTATATTCACAACTCTACGGTCACCGGCTGTGCAATGATAGCAACTACAATGCCGGATCGACACCGCGTATTGAATTGCCGGACGAATCAACGCAGTGGTTTATTCAGGAGGGCGCCAATTATATAGATATGTGCGACACATTCTTACCACAGCCAGATACGCTGTCCCTGCCCTCATATATTTCATCACTTCCAGCGGAAACGCCgcccacaacagcagcaacaacacctgAACTGCCATACGAACAGCATATGCCCGAGCAGCTCTCGATTACCGACATTGAACTGGAAGGAGCTGCTACCGGCGACCAGGCGCACTTTGCTCATCCCTTGCCCCTGATGCCCTCCAGTGCCCGCATGCTAAGTCACACTCATATTGCTCCACAGCCGCAAATGATCCTGCCAGCTGCACAGCCCATTATTACGGCTGGTTATCCCAGCTGGACTGATCAAGTTGATTTATCTGGAGCATTCCCGATGCCCGCGACCAACTACACCACTTACGTGATGCACAGCGGCGAGCCTACAATTGGTCAGGTGGTACAAATATCGCCGGAGTTGCCACAGACACCGTTGGAACCAGTAACTGCAAGTACTTCCACTGCAGCCAGCTTTAAACGTCGACATGCCGACTTGCTGGCCGATGATGTGGAGCAGACGAGCAGTTTTGTTGTTCCAGCTCCAACGCGCATGAGTCTACGCAACCAAAAGGCTACAATTATATCATCGGTGCAGGTTAAGCCGCCCAGTGTTCCTACTGCTGTAGCAGCGTCTATAGCTGTACCAGCTCCAATAGCTATGCCAGCCCCTGTAGCTGTAGCAGCTTCTAAAGCTAAGGCAACTCCTGTAACTGTGGCAGCTTCTAAAGCTAAGCCAACTCCTGTACCTGTTGCAGCCGCCAAAGCCGCAGCGATTCCAAAAACCCCAACAACTCTTAAAACCGTGACAGCCTCCAAAGCCGCAGCGACTCCCAAACCCACAGCACCTCTTAAGGCCACAGCGACTCCCAAGCCCGTAACAGCTCCAAAACTCACAGGCACTCCGAAAGTCGCAACAACTGTCAAACCCGTGGCAACTCCTGTAGTTGCCATAGAACCGACCGTAGTTTCCACAGCTGCAGTAGCTGTCAAAACCACGTCCGCTAGAGCCGTGAAGACGGCGCCAGTGCGCAGCGCCGTCCAGAAAGCCAAACCGATGGAAAAACGCTCCTGCCGATGCGGTACCTCATCAGCTCCGGGTCTCATGACATGTCGCAATGGCCGATGCGCCTGTTACTCGATGGGATACAAGTGTGTGGACTGCAAGTGCAATGGCTGCAAGAATCCCCATACGTATTCTGGCGGCGAAACTAGCGACGAAGAAGATGAGCAAATGGAAACTGACGTAATTGCAGACACAGaggagacaacaacaacagcagcagcattagATGCGACGGTAGAGTCAGTGACTCCATCTGGAGCGGTACAGCCGGGCTACACGCTGGTGCCGCTTGAAAATCTACAACAATCGCAGCATCCGTTGGTTCTTATTCAAAATGAACGTGGCGAATTCCAGG GCTTCAACCTATTCAACGGCACAGAGCCAGTACACCCGGCTCAAGTTGGCTATCAGCGCATACCATTGCAAAGTAATGATGGCAATAGCTCCATACCCGAATTCGCGTATGTTCTACCCACAACAACTGTGCAGACGGCACCGCCACCACAGCCAGCATCACCGCTGCCGCCACCGCCAATTGAACAGccatttaagaaatttaagagAGCTACCAACATGGAGAAGAACTGTACTTTGCCAAGTTATTCACGCATCGAGTCGGTGGATGAGTTACTCGGTGGCAACTCCAAAAGTAAAGCTTCCTCGGGCGATGCTTTGGCCACTGACAAGGCGCATTTGTTGTTTGAGGATATTATGTCTGGCTCGGATGATTT ATTATTTCATTGCAAAACCATAACTACATATGATCTTTGCTTTCAAAATTGGTGCAACCAACTCAATTACTATTAA
- the LOC117781824 gene encoding E3 ubiquitin-protein ligase msl-2 isoform X2 has protein sequence MEAQTVYIKVWRLSLKSTSMMSKRRVQELNAGLGELRQLLSCVVCRELLKDPYEPARRRCGHHVCRLCLRGRKRLKPSCTQCGDCSDFKTYKENKSMAWQVLCYRTLCRHLQNSLLYSQLYGHRLCNDSNYNAGSTPRIELPDESTQWFIQEGANYIDMCDTFLPQPDTLSLPSYISSLPAETPPTTAATTPELPYEQHMPEQLSITDIELEGAATGDQAHFAHPLPLMPSSARMLSHTHIAPQPQMILPAAQPIITAGYPSWTDQVDLSGAFPMPATNYTTYVMHSGEPTIGQVVQISPELPQTPLEPVTASTSTAASFKRRHADLLADDVEQTSSFVVPAPTRMSLRNQKATIISSVQVKPPSVPTAVAASIAVPAPIAMPAPVAVAASKAKATPVTVAASKAKPTPVPVAAAKAAAIPKTPTTLKTVTASKAAATPKPTAPLKATATPKPVTAPKLTGTPKVATTVKPVATPVVAIEPTVVSTAAVAVKTTSARAVKTAPVRSAVQKAKPMEKRSCRCGTSSAPGLMTCRNGRCACYSMGYKCVDCKCNGCKNPHTYSGGETSDEEDEQMETDVIADTEETTTTAAALDATVESVTPSGAVQPGYTLVPLENLQQSQHPLVLIQNERGEFQGFNLFNGTEPVHPAQVGYQRIPLQSNDGNSSIPEFAYVLPTTTVQTAPPPQPASPLPPPPIEQPFKKFKRATNMEKNCTLPSYSRIESVDELLGGNSKSKASSGDALATDKAHLLFEDIMSGSDDL, from the exons ATGGAGGCGCAAACagtttatataaaagtttGGCGACTGTCGCTGAAGTCGACCTCAATGATGTCCAAACGTCGCGTCCAAGAATTGAATGCAGGACTTGGAGAGCTACGTCAACTGCTGTCATGTGTCGTTTGCCGCGAGCTGCTGAAGGACCCTTACGAGCCGGCGAGACGACGATGCGGTCACCATGTGTGCCGGCTGTGCCTGCGCGGCCGCAAGCGTCTGAAGCCCAGCTGTACGCAATGCGGTGACTGCTCCGACTTTAAGACGTACAAGGAGAACAAATCAATGGCATGGCAGGTGCTCTGTTACCGGACGCTCTGTCGGCATCTGCAGAATTCGCTGCTATATTCACAACTCTACGGTCACCGGCTGTGCAATGATAGCAACTACAATGCCGGATCGACACCGCGTATTGAATTGCCGGACGAATCAACGCAGTGGTTTATTCAGGAGGGCGCCAATTATATAGATATGTGCGACACATTCTTACCACAGCCAGATACGCTGTCCCTGCCCTCATATATTTCATCACTTCCAGCGGAAACGCCgcccacaacagcagcaacaacacctgAACTGCCATACGAACAGCATATGCCCGAGCAGCTCTCGATTACCGACATTGAACTGGAAGGAGCTGCTACCGGCGACCAGGCGCACTTTGCTCATCCCTTGCCCCTGATGCCCTCCAGTGCCCGCATGCTAAGTCACACTCATATTGCTCCACAGCCGCAAATGATCCTGCCAGCTGCACAGCCCATTATTACGGCTGGTTATCCCAGCTGGACTGATCAAGTTGATTTATCTGGAGCATTCCCGATGCCCGCGACCAACTACACCACTTACGTGATGCACAGCGGCGAGCCTACAATTGGTCAGGTGGTACAAATATCGCCGGAGTTGCCACAGACACCGTTGGAACCAGTAACTGCAAGTACTTCCACTGCAGCCAGCTTTAAACGTCGACATGCCGACTTGCTGGCCGATGATGTGGAGCAGACGAGCAGTTTTGTTGTTCCAGCTCCAACGCGCATGAGTCTACGCAACCAAAAGGCTACAATTATATCATCGGTGCAGGTTAAGCCGCCCAGTGTTCCTACTGCTGTAGCAGCGTCTATAGCTGTACCAGCTCCAATAGCTATGCCAGCCCCTGTAGCTGTAGCAGCTTCTAAAGCTAAGGCAACTCCTGTAACTGTGGCAGCTTCTAAAGCTAAGCCAACTCCTGTACCTGTTGCAGCCGCCAAAGCCGCAGCGATTCCAAAAACCCCAACAACTCTTAAAACCGTGACAGCCTCCAAAGCCGCAGCGACTCCCAAACCCACAGCACCTCTTAAGGCCACAGCGACTCCCAAGCCCGTAACAGCTCCAAAACTCACAGGCACTCCGAAAGTCGCAACAACTGTCAAACCCGTGGCAACTCCTGTAGTTGCCATAGAACCGACCGTAGTTTCCACAGCTGCAGTAGCTGTCAAAACCACGTCCGCTAGAGCCGTGAAGACGGCGCCAGTGCGCAGCGCCGTCCAGAAAGCCAAACCGATGGAAAAACGCTCCTGCCGATGCGGTACCTCATCAGCTCCGGGTCTCATGACATGTCGCAATGGCCGATGCGCCTGTTACTCGATGGGATACAAGTGTGTGGACTGCAAGTGCAATGGCTGCAAGAATCCCCATACGTATTCTGGCGGCGAAACTAGCGACGAAGAAGATGAGCAAATGGAAACTGACGTAATTGCAGACACAGaggagacaacaacaacagcagcagcattagATGCGACGGTAGAGTCAGTGACTCCATCTGGAGCGGTACAGCCGGGCTACACGCTGGTGCCGCTTGAAAATCTACAACAATCGCAGCATCCGTTGGTTCTTATTCAAAATGAACGTGGCGAATTCCAGG GCTTCAACCTATTCAACGGCACAGAGCCAGTACACCCGGCTCAAGTTGGCTATCAGCGCATACCATTGCAAAGTAATGATGGCAATAGCTCCATACCCGAATTCGCGTATGTTCTACCCACAACAACTGTGCAGACGGCACCGCCACCACAGCCAGCATCACCGCTGCCGCCACCGCCAATTGAACAGccatttaagaaatttaagagAGCTACCAACATGGAGAAGAACTGTACTTTGCCAAGTTATTCACGCATCGAGTCGGTGGATGAGTTACTCGGTGGCAACTCCAAAAGTAAAGCTTCCTCGGGCGATGCTTTGGCCACTGACAAGGCGCATTTGTTGTTTGAGGATATTATGTCTGGCTCGGATGATTTGTAA
- the LOC117779787 gene encoding LOW QUALITY PROTEIN: uncharacterized protein LOC117779787 (The sequence of the model RefSeq protein was modified relative to this genomic sequence to represent the inferred CDS: substituted 1 base at 1 genomic stop codon) produces the protein MKAHKHVLNNNYSDAETWKRKQRTWATVEXEFARHTGVHRSYVALRDKYRNFKAKHNKCKTVTKWSTIVGELQETTEKSSFIKTEVFEIIELEESCLQSNPVPPNENPIVEEVASLNRRPQELKEQYQMLATKRKCNLDEETLVLIRLQQEFYQNETIRAAEMHHMRREVLELKKELFEVEIRLRADGHLSCIKLEEDST, from the exons ATGAAGGCTCATAAacatgttttaaataataattattccgATGCTGAAACATGGAAGCGCAAACAGAGAACATGGGCGACTGTGGAGTAGGAATTTGCCAGACATACCGGAGTACACCGATCATATGTAGCGCTAAGGGACAAATACAGAAATTTTAAGgcaaaacataataaatgcaAGACCGTCACAAAATGGTCTACAATAGTTGGAGAATTGCAAGAAACAACggaaaaatcaagttttattaaaactgaagTATTTGAAATCATTGAACTTGAGGAA tcATGCTTACAAAGCAATCCAGTGCCACCTAATGAAAATCCAATTGTGGAGGAAGTTGCATCTTTAAATCGCAGGCCGCAAGAGCTAAAAGAACAATATCAAATGCTGGCAACTAAGCGAAAGTGCAACTTGGATGAGGAGACACTTGTACTGATAAGGCTGCAGCAGGAGTTTTATCAAAATGAAACTATTCGAGCTGCTGAAATGCATCACATGAGAAGGGAGGTCCTTGAACTAAAAAAGGAACTCTTTGAAGTGGAAATTAGACTGCGTGCAGATGGACATCTTTCTTGCATTAAATTGGAAGAGGACAGCACATAG